A single genomic interval of Notolabrus celidotus isolate fNotCel1 chromosome 13, fNotCel1.pri, whole genome shotgun sequence harbors:
- the LOC117824404 gene encoding LOW QUALITY PROTEIN: 5-hydroxytryptamine receptor 1B-like (The sequence of the model RefSeq protein was modified relative to this genomic sequence to represent the inferred CDS: inserted 1 base in 1 codon): protein MTGGSDXGKGGGMENASQLKPTPVTYGELLNISTNYTHENFTSKAEEKDPNLAFQAGVAVTLALITFATTLSNAFVIATIYQSRKLHTPANFLIASLAVTDLLVSILVMPISALYTVSQTWTLGQVMCDIWLSSDITCCTASILHLCVIALDRYWAITDAVEYSKKRTPARAAGMVATAWVIAISISLPPFFWRQVKAEEVTTCNVNTDHIFYTIYSTFGAFYIPTLLLIALYGRIYVEARKRILKQASNKPGKRLTSAHLITNSPGSVASTTSLNYGTNDTSSCDASSQQVKVTVSDALLEKKRISAARERKATKTLGIILGAYIICWLPFFIYTLLVPVCESCFHPELFDIFTWLGYLNSLINPIIYTMSNEDFKQAFHKLIRFKCCRA, encoded by the exons ATGACAGGGGGATCTG GAGGGAAAGGTGGAGGGATGGAGAATGCCAGCCAGCTCAAACCAACGCCTGTCACCTACGGAGAGCTGCTGAACATCTCCACCAACTACACCCATGAGAACTTCACGTCCAAAGCGGAGGAGAAGGACCCGAACCTGGCTTTCCAGGCGGGTGTAGCTGTGACCTTAGCTCTGATCACTTTCGCCACCACCCTCTCCAACGCCTTCGTCATCGCCACCATCTACCAGTCCCGAAAACTCCACACCCCAGCCAACTTCCTGATCGCGTCCCTGGCCGTCACGGACCTCCTCGTGTCCATCCTGGTGATGCCCATCAGCGCGCTCTACACCGTGAGCCAGACCTGGACTCTGGGGCAGGTGATGTGTGACATCTGGCTCTCCTCGGACATCACGTGCTGCACCGCGTCCATCCTCCACCTGTGCGTAATTGCGCTGGACCGGTACTGGGCCATCACGGACGCGGTGGAGTACTCCAAGAAGCGCACGCCGGCGCGCGCAGCGGGGATGGTGGCCACAGCGTGGGTGATCGCCATCTCCATCTCCCTGCCGCCCTTCTTCTGGCGCCAGGTGAAGGCAGAGGAGGTGACGACCTGCAACGTGAACACGGACCACATTTTCTACACCATCTACTCCACCTTCGGCGCGTTCTACATCCCCACGCTGCTGCTGATCGCGCTCTACGGGAGGATCTACGTGGAGGCTCGGAAGCGCATCCTGAAGCAGGCGAGCAACAAGCCGGGGAAGAGACTCACCTCCGCGCACCTCATCACCAACTCCCCCGGGTCCGTGGCGTCCACCACGTCCCTGAACTACGGGACCAACGACACCTCGTCCTGTGACGCCTCGAGCCAGCAGGTCAAAGTCACCGTGTCCGACGCGCTGCTGGAGAAGAAGCGCATCTCTGCGGCGCGCGAGAGGAAGGCGACCAAAACTTTGGGGATTATCCTGGGAGCCTACATCATCTGCTGGCTGCCCTTCTTCATCTACACCCTCTTAGTGCCTGTCTGCGAGTCCTGCTTCCACCCGGAGCTATTTGACATTTTCACCTGGCTCGGTTACCTCAACTCTTTAATCAACCCCATCATTTACACCATGTCCAACGAGGACTTCAAACAGGCTTTCCACAAACTGATAAGGTTCAAATGCTGCAGGGCATGA